In Candidatus Eisenbacteria bacterium, the DNA window AATCCGGCACGTATAAAACCGAGTTCGACAAGCGCCGCTCCTAAAAGCTGCAGCGCATCGGGGTGGCGACCCGTTTCATCGACGAGGACTTCTGCCGTTTCTGCTGCGGATTCAAAATCACCGGTTTCAAGGGCACGCCAGGCGCCGTCTAAACGACCTTTTTCCTTTTGGGCAAGGGGAGATCGTTTTTGTTGATCCATGTTGCTCCTCCACCTGACCTCGATACCGAATAGATGCAGGTTCCACTCTCCCTAAGTGGTGATTAGGCAATGTCCGATGGGGAGTTGTCAAGACGTCAATTCTCATCTCCCAAGAGAAGGGAAAAGGTGCTGACGACCCCCCATCGGATCAGGATAATAGTAGAGCCTGATCCTCGAAAATTCCAGATGAATAGAATTAAAAAGTATGAATCTTGTCCTGTAATCACGGCGCCTTCGGACAATTTTCTGCTGTTGTTTCATCCATTGGATGGTCTTGGTAGAAGTGAAGGTATAGCCTTGGGCGCAGCCGCGGTTTACGATGAATGACGGATTGTCGACAGCGGTTGAATCGTCAACACGAGAGGATCTGCCATCTTGGATCTATCGGCCTCGTTTAGGGGTTGAGCCTAGGGTTGTGGATCAGAAAGAGATGCGGAGCAGATCGAGTTTCTGGAGGTAAAAATGAGATTCATAGGCCGGATGTCAGTCACAGGGCGTGAATCTTCGACGCACACCGGACGCCTTCTGCTACCCATGATCTATCTCATTTCCTTGTCCCTCGGTCTGCTCCTTGCGTATCTTGGGCCGGCCCCGGCCGGGCTTCCCCTCATGGAAGGAAGCCGCCTGGAAGCCCGGTACGCCTTTATGCACCTTGGCCGGCAGATGGGGCATGAAATCGCGGTCTGGGAGGCTGATCGCGCCGGGGGTTGGAAGCTGGAGAGCCGGGGAGAGGTCCATTTGGGCGGAACGCCTTTTCCTTTTGAGCAGGAAACCATCTACAACAGGGCCGGCGCGCCTGTTTCCTACAATTATAGGGCGATCGTTCAGGGTGACACACAACGTGTTACGGCGCGGTTTGACTCCGACTCCCTTCATATCTGGGCTTCGGCAATGGGCGAGAGTCGTGGGCGGGACCTGATCCGGCCCGAACATTCCGTCCTTCTGGATAATTTCCTCACGAGCCAGATGCAGACCTATCTCTGGAGTCTGCCTGCGGGTCAACCACCCTTGGCGCACGCCGCCATCCCTCAATCCCTCGTCTTCTATCCGGTTGTCATAACGCTCGGCGGCGATTTTATCCCCCCCGAATCGTTCGAGGATGATCGCGGGCAGTTGATGCCCGTCGATATCCCCGCCGAAACACTGACGCTTCGAATGGGGCAGACTGAGATTTCTGTTCTCCTCTCAAAGGTGGGGCATTGGGTGCTCCAGGCCTCAATCTTCACGCAGGCTTTTCGTTTTGAACTGCGCGAATTGAGTCGTGATGGGGAGATTCTCTACCGCTCCCGGGCTCGAGAGGCGGAGCCGATCGGTTACCGGGAGATGGAAAGCTATTTCCATAGTGAGGATCTGATTCTTACCGGGACACTCTGTCTGCCGGATGGGGAGGGCCCGTTTCCGACGGCCTTGCTGTTGCAGGATGCCGGCCCGCTGGATCGGGATGGCTTGATCGATGCGCACGCTCCAATGAGGGAACTGGCCAG includes these proteins:
- a CDS encoding prolyl oligopeptidase family serine peptidase — protein: MRFIGRMSVTGRESSTHTGRLLLPMIYLISLSLGLLLAYLGPAPAGLPLMEGSRLEARYAFMHLGRQMGHEIAVWEADRAGGWKLESRGEVHLGGTPFPFEQETIYNRAGAPVSYNYRAIVQGDTQRVTARFDSDSLHIWASAMGESRGRDLIRPEHSVLLDNFLTSQMQTYLWSLPAGQPPLAHAAIPQSLVFYPVVITLGGDFIPPESFEDDRGQLMPVDIPAETLTLRMGQTEISVLLSKVGHWVLQASIFTQAFRFELRELSRDGEILYRSRAREAEPIGYREMESYFHSEDLILTGTLCLPDGEGPFPTALLLQDAGPLDRDGLIDAHAPMRELARGLAGRGIASYRFDKRTYLFPHRFESAGMPLEEEILKDAVAAMELIAGHWLVDSDQLFIVGHGEGGDAALQMPEIQGIQGVRGIVLMAASNHDATPSALARNVPILILQGWKDDQVTVADASALEDHLRRNGANDVIIDLFPELGHFFIPENGRIHEEADLELERERIPDGLLDTISFWMMDRLPPN